The Henckelia pumila isolate YLH828 chromosome 2, ASM3356847v2, whole genome shotgun sequence genome includes a window with the following:
- the LOC140885151 gene encoding flavin-containing monooxygenase FMO GS-OX5-like isoform X2 codes for MEVAVIGAGVSGLATARALKSSGHRIVVLEKLHQLGGTWLFDPRVESDPLGLDPTREIVHGSLYNSLRTNLPRQLMGFSDYPFPETENGYSGDHFPSHGEVLKFLNDFAADFGLFELIRFDSEVVRVEQVNDRWLIESICSNLKSEETFDAVVVCNGHHTQPRVATLPEKWPGKQMHSHNYRVPEPFEDKIVVVIGEGPSAIDISRDICDVAREVHLSSRSPNVKVSKLVFRSNMWQHSEIDYVKENGEVVFRDGALVRADIILHCTGYKYSFPFLKTDGIVSLENNRIGPLYKHIFPPKLAPSLSFVGLPYQTVVFLHIDLQAKWVSCVLSGLKLLPSKEEMLAEVEEHYRQMEAKGIPQHHTHCLQLKFEYLEWLATQVGLEGVCERAKLISSSYFKFAAENGLWKAKDWKPGNGIKESLLCVD; via the exons ATGGAGGTGGCGGTGATCGGTGCTGGTGTCTCCGGCCTGGCCACCGCCCGGGCACTCAAAAGCTCCGGCCACCGCATTGTGGTCTTGGAAAAGCTGCACCAACTCGGCGGCACATGGTTGTTCGATCCCCGAGTGGAGTCCGATCCATTAGGCCTCGACCCCACCAGAGAAATTGTACATGGCAGCCTATACAACTCCCTCCGCACCAATCTTCCCAGACAACTTATGGGATTTTCGGACTACCCATTTCCCGAGACCGAAAATGGGTATTCCGGCGATCATTTTCCCAGTCATGGAGAGGTTCTCAAGTTCTTGAACGACTTCGCTGCGGATTTCGGGCTGTTCGAGCTGATCAGATTCGACAGTGAAGTTGTCCGGGTCGAGCAGGTGAACGATCGGTGGCTAATCGAGTCGATTTGTAGCAATCTGAAATCGGAAGAGACTTTTGATGCTGTAGTTGTTTGCAATGGGCATCATACTCAACCTAGAGTAGCCACTCTACCAG AAAAATGGCCTGGGAAACAGATGCACAGTCACAATTATCGAGTTCCCGAGCCATTTGAGGATAAG ATTGTGGTGGTTATTGGAGAAGGACCTAGTGCTATAGACATTTCTAGAGACATTTGCGACGTAGCCAGAGAAGTTCATCTTTCGTCGAGATCTCCGAATGTTAAAGTTTCTAAGTTGGTTTTTCGGAGTAATATGTGGCAGCATTCTGAGATTGATTATGTGAAAGAGAATGGAGAAGTTGTATTTCGAGATGGGGCTTTGGTTCGGGCAGATATCATCCTCCATTGTACAGG GTACAAATATAGTTTCCCATTCTTGAAAACGGATGGGATTGTGAGCTTGGAAAATAATCGTATTGGACCCCTTTACAAGCATATATTTCCTCCAAAGCTTGCTCCTAGCCTCTCCTTCGTTGGACTTCCGTATCAG ACAGTTGTGTTTTTGCATATTGACTTGCAAGCAAAGTGGGTTTCCTGTGTTTTATCGGGTTTAAAACTTCTACCATCGAAGGAGGAGATGTTGGCCGAGGTTGAAGAGCACTACAGGCAGATGGAGGCCAAAGGGATACCCCAACACCACACACATTGCCTCCAGCTTAAG TTTGAGTACTTGGAGTGGCTAGCTACCCAAGTGGGATTGGAAGGAGTGTGTGAAAGGGCCAAATTAATAAGCAGTAGCTACTTCAAATTTGCCGCTGAAAATGGTCTTTGGAAGGCCAAAGACTGGAAACCTGGCAATGGCATCAAAGAATCTCTTTTATGCGTTGATTAA
- the LOC140885151 gene encoding flavin-containing monooxygenase FMO GS-OX5-like isoform X1: MEVAVIGAGVSGLATARALKSSGHRIVVLEKLHQLGGTWLFDPRVESDPLGLDPTREIVHGSLYNSLRTNLPRQLMGFSDYPFPETENGYSGDHFPSHGEVLKFLNDFAADFGLFELIRFDSEVVRVEQVNDRWLIESICSNLKSEETFDAVVVCNGHHTQPRVATLPGIEKWPGKQMHSHNYRVPEPFEDKIVVVIGEGPSAIDISRDICDVAREVHLSSRSPNVKVSKLVFRSNMWQHSEIDYVKENGEVVFRDGALVRADIILHCTGYKYSFPFLKTDGIVSLENNRIGPLYKHIFPPKLAPSLSFVGLPYQTVVFLHIDLQAKWVSCVLSGLKLLPSKEEMLAEVEEHYRQMEAKGIPQHHTHCLQLKFEYLEWLATQVGLEGVCERAKLISSSYFKFAAENGLWKAKDWKPGNGIKESLLCVD; this comes from the exons ATGGAGGTGGCGGTGATCGGTGCTGGTGTCTCCGGCCTGGCCACCGCCCGGGCACTCAAAAGCTCCGGCCACCGCATTGTGGTCTTGGAAAAGCTGCACCAACTCGGCGGCACATGGTTGTTCGATCCCCGAGTGGAGTCCGATCCATTAGGCCTCGACCCCACCAGAGAAATTGTACATGGCAGCCTATACAACTCCCTCCGCACCAATCTTCCCAGACAACTTATGGGATTTTCGGACTACCCATTTCCCGAGACCGAAAATGGGTATTCCGGCGATCATTTTCCCAGTCATGGAGAGGTTCTCAAGTTCTTGAACGACTTCGCTGCGGATTTCGGGCTGTTCGAGCTGATCAGATTCGACAGTGAAGTTGTCCGGGTCGAGCAGGTGAACGATCGGTGGCTAATCGAGTCGATTTGTAGCAATCTGAAATCGGAAGAGACTTTTGATGCTGTAGTTGTTTGCAATGGGCATCATACTCAACCTAGAGTAGCCACTCTACCAG GCATAGAAAAATGGCCTGGGAAACAGATGCACAGTCACAATTATCGAGTTCCCGAGCCATTTGAGGATAAG ATTGTGGTGGTTATTGGAGAAGGACCTAGTGCTATAGACATTTCTAGAGACATTTGCGACGTAGCCAGAGAAGTTCATCTTTCGTCGAGATCTCCGAATGTTAAAGTTTCTAAGTTGGTTTTTCGGAGTAATATGTGGCAGCATTCTGAGATTGATTATGTGAAAGAGAATGGAGAAGTTGTATTTCGAGATGGGGCTTTGGTTCGGGCAGATATCATCCTCCATTGTACAGG GTACAAATATAGTTTCCCATTCTTGAAAACGGATGGGATTGTGAGCTTGGAAAATAATCGTATTGGACCCCTTTACAAGCATATATTTCCTCCAAAGCTTGCTCCTAGCCTCTCCTTCGTTGGACTTCCGTATCAG ACAGTTGTGTTTTTGCATATTGACTTGCAAGCAAAGTGGGTTTCCTGTGTTTTATCGGGTTTAAAACTTCTACCATCGAAGGAGGAGATGTTGGCCGAGGTTGAAGAGCACTACAGGCAGATGGAGGCCAAAGGGATACCCCAACACCACACACATTGCCTCCAGCTTAAG TTTGAGTACTTGGAGTGGCTAGCTACCCAAGTGGGATTGGAAGGAGTGTGTGAAAGGGCCAAATTAATAAGCAGTAGCTACTTCAAATTTGCCGCTGAAAATGGTCTTTGGAAGGCCAAAGACTGGAAACCTGGCAATGGCATCAAAGAATCTCTTTTATGCGTTGATTAA
- the LOC140885153 gene encoding putative lipid-binding protein At4g00165, whose product MASSNPSIYILIILNIIIFFSCVSSTNVPCPPKTTPIPPTKAAKCPRDTLKFGVCGDWLGLVHEVIGTKPDPKCCVLVEGLADVEAALCLCTAIKANVLGIVMVNIPLAISLVVNSCGKKVPEGFVCE is encoded by the coding sequence ATGGCATCTTCAAATCCATCAATATATATTCTCATAATACTtaacatcatcatcttcttctcgTGTGTTTCATCCACTAACGTGCCATGCCCACCAAAAACCACCCCTATTCCACCGACTAAGGCCGCTAAGTGCCCCAGAGACACCCTTAAGTTCGGAGTTTGCGGAGACTGGTTAGGGCTTGTGCACGAGGTTATTGGGACGAAGCCTGACCCGAAATGTTGCGTGCTAGTCGAGGGCTTGGCGGATGTTGAAGCTGCATTGTGTTTGTGTACCGCGATTAAGGCCAATGTACTTGGAATTGTCATGGTTAACATACCGCTAGCAATAAGCTTGGTGGTCAACTCGTGTGGCAAAAAGGTGCCTGAAggctttgtttgtgaataa